One part of the Bacillus sp. FJAT-27916 genome encodes these proteins:
- a CDS encoding 1,4-dihydroxy-2-naphthoate polyprenyltransferase, protein MEHLSTKTEKIHYRKKDWRVWWKLTRPHTLTAGFTPVLVGTALAHQHVESLHWGLFFAMLAAALLIQIATNLFNEYYDFKRGLDTEESIGIGGGIVREGISPKAILTLALSLYGISILLGAYICANSSWWLVVIGLLSMSMGYFYTGGPFPIAYTPLGELTSGFFMGALIIIISFFIQVGAVTYDAWLITVPFFLTVGAIMLSNNIRDRIGDQKGGRRTIAILIGHDKAVILLASMFVISYIWAFVLIALGITSAWTLLVLLSIPKAVKAVKGFKGKLAPHEMMPAMKATGQTNTFYGLLFALGMLIGFIL, encoded by the coding sequence ATGGAACATCTCTCGACCAAAACCGAGAAGATTCACTACCGAAAGAAAGACTGGCGTGTATGGTGGAAATTAACGAGACCTCATACTTTAACAGCCGGCTTCACGCCAGTATTAGTCGGAACAGCCCTGGCCCATCAGCATGTTGAATCTCTTCACTGGGGGCTATTTTTCGCGATGCTGGCAGCCGCCCTGCTCATCCAAATCGCGACCAATCTGTTCAATGAATATTACGATTTCAAGCGCGGCCTTGATACGGAGGAATCCATTGGAATCGGCGGCGGCATCGTTCGGGAAGGAATTTCTCCAAAAGCCATTCTGACTTTGGCTTTATCCTTATACGGAATTTCCATCCTGCTAGGAGCCTATATTTGCGCCAACAGCAGCTGGTGGCTTGTCGTAATTGGCCTTTTATCCATGTCTATGGGCTATTTCTATACCGGCGGGCCATTCCCAATTGCCTACACGCCACTAGGCGAGCTGACATCAGGCTTTTTCATGGGCGCGTTAATCATCATCATCTCCTTCTTCATACAAGTTGGAGCCGTTACGTATGATGCTTGGCTGATTACGGTGCCATTCTTCTTAACAGTCGGGGCTATTATGCTGTCCAATAATATCCGTGATCGTATCGGAGACCAAAAAGGCGGCCGCAGGACAATTGCCATCTTAATTGGTCATGACAAGGCAGTCATTCTCTTAGCCTCCATGTTTGTCATCTCCTATATTTGGGCATTTGTCTTAATTGCTCTCGGGATAACCTCTGCATGGACATTGCTCGTTCTTCTCAGTATTCCAAAGGCAGTGAAGGCAGTCAAAGGCTTTAAGGGTAAACTGGCTCCGCATGAGATGATGCCCGCGATGAAAGCAACCGGCCAAACCAACACCTTCTATGGCCTTTTGTTCGCACTTGGCATGCTGATTGGCTTCATCTTATAG